A region of the Myxococcus stipitatus DSM 14675 genome:
CACGAGGACCTCCGGGCGGACTCCGTCGAGGACACACTCCACCGTCTCGCGCACGGCGGACTTGGACAGCTCCGGGTTGATGCGGTGGACGAAGGCGCCCGGTCCCAGCACCTCCTCCAACGGCACGTCCGGAGCGAAGGCGCTGTTGGTCATCACCGTGACGCGATGCCCGCGCCGCGCCGCCATGCGCGCCAGGCCACAGGCGCGGGTGAAGTGCCCCATGCCTCCGCCCAGCGCGTAGATGAGCCACCGCGTGCCGCGCATCAGCTTCCGCCCAGGTCCTCCTCGAAGGCCGCGTCTTCCTCGCGCCGCAAGCTCTCGCCGTCGGCCTCCGTGAAGTCATGCGGGTCCCTCGAGGTGCCCCGTCCCCACGAGGAGCCCGAGCCGTAGTAGCCGTAGTCCTGGTAGTAGGTGCTCGCGTCCTCGTCGCCCTCGTCCTCCGAGTCGCCGGCCCCCAGGCCGCCGCACGTCGAGCACACCTCCGCGCCATCCAGCGTCGTCATGTGCACGGCGCACACGCGCCGGCCACAGCGCGGGCACAGCGAGCTGGTGGGCAGCCCACACGCGTGGGCGAAGAGGAAGCCCGAGCTGACTTCGCAGCCATCGGCGGAGGAAGGGCTCATGGAGAGGACCCGGAGGAGGGAGGCGTCTGGAGCTGATGCAGCAGCGCGACGCGGAAGGGGAGGTCCATCTTCTCGAAAGCCAGACACGCGGCGGCGTCCGCGTTCACCAGGGACTTGGTGGCGAGCAGCGTCTTGCCGCTGGGGTCCTTGAGGGACACCTTGCCCTCGCGCACCTTCACGCGGGCCACCTCCGCGCCGGAGGCATCCTGGATGCGCGCGCCGTCACCATCCGCGGACACGGTGTAGAGCACCTCGCCCTTCGCACCCGTGAGCATCCAGCCCGCCCCCTGCCGCGCGAGCGTGTAGAGCACCTGCTTCTGCGCCCCGTCGCGCACGATGAAGGCGCCGCCCGAGGAGCCCAGGACGTAGCCGAGCGGGACATCCTCCGGGCTGGAGACCTTGAGGGTGGCGCCCTTCCACTTGAGGCGCGCCAATTCCCGGTCCTCGCCATCCACCAGCTTGGAGCCGTCGTCCTTCGGCTTGAGGGAGAAGCGCTCGCGGTCGTCCGCGTCCTTGAACTTGAGCTTGCCCGGCAGGGGGACCGCGTCGTCCGACGCCACGGCGGACTGCGCCTGCGTCGAGGGAGCCTCGGAGCCAGAGGGGCGCGAGCAGCCCCCCGCGAGCAACATGGACAGCGCCAACACGAAACGCATCATGAGGAGGCCCTCGCGGAGAGCTTCTTGCCTTGCCGGGCGTTGGAGTGATTGAGCACCTGGTAGAGGCTCAACAGCATCATGAGACACGTCCGCGTCGCATCCGGCGCGGGCGCCGAGTCGACCGGAACCGCCACCCAGTCGGACTCCATCCGAGCGCGGAGGCTGAGCCGGTCCTCGGAGACATCCAGCTTCGAGAGCAGCACCTTCGGCGGCAGCCGCACCGACTGGCGCGCCGTGTCCTGGAGCGAGGCCAGGCCCGGATGCCGCTCCGGCTTCACGCGCAGCTGCGCCTGGAGGAACGTGGCGCTCTTCTGCTTCTGCTTGGTCTTGTGCTTGCCCCGGGCATTGACCTTCGTGCGCGTGCGCTTCTGGAGCCACTCCTCCATGGACAGCCGCAGGTGGGTGCCGTCGCGCAGGCGCGCCTGGAGCATCATCCACGGGTCCTCGAACTCATTCGTGGTCCACCGGCCCGCCCGGCCCTTCTCCGTCCACTTGTCGGGGTGGTCCACGGCGCGGAAGTCCAGCTCCAGCGTCACCGGCTCCTCCGGCTCGATGTCGCGGCGCAGGCGGAGCAGCAGCTGGGAGAGCAGGCTGTAGCGGCGGTTCTCCAGGTCCTGCCGGGAGTACTTGTTGGCGCGCAGGTGCAGGCCCACCGCGAGGACGAGCGTGACGCCCCACCCGGCCCACTGCTTCTCCATCCCCTCGGCTTCCTCGTCGCCGGAGCGCGCGAAGCCGATGGCCAGCAGCGCGACGAACAACAGGCCACAGACCCAGCTCGCCACGGTGGCCCGGCGGCGCCACTTGTTGCGCAGCGCCTCTATCTCCGTGTCGAAGCGGGCGAGGAAGCCCAGGTCCCCCATCAACTCGGCCACGGACGCGGTGTTGCGATAGCGCTTCTCCGCGCGAAAGCGGTTGATGTCGAAGGGCATGGTGGAGTGCTCCCCCTCGGAGCCACGGATGAAGCGCTGAGTGTATGAGCCAGCGTGGTGAGGGGCAAACCTCGTTGTTTGCACCGGACGAGAGGCCGCGATAGCACGGTGGCGTGGCCTCCGCGTCCGGCATCATCTACGCCTCGTTCGACCGCTTCCCGTCGCCCAAGGGAGCAGCCGTGCACATCCGGGCCTTCGTCGAAGCCCTGGGCGCGGCCTTCGGAGGGGTGGAGCTGCTGGCGCTGCGCGATGGAGCCACCGCGAGCACGACTCCCTCTCCACTCGTGGAGGGAGTGACGTACCACCCGATGGAGGCCCGGGGCCGCGACCTGGTCGCCCAGGCGCTGTCCTTCCGGACGAACCTGGCGGCCTGGTGGAGGAACAAGCCCAGGGCCTCCGTGGTCCACGTGCGCTCCATCTTCGAGGGCTACCCGGTGGCTCGCCGCAAGGAGGCCCTGACGGACAAGCTGGTGTTCGAGGTGAACGGGCTGCCGTCCATCGAGCTGAAGTATCACCACCCGGATGTCGCGGACGACGCGGAGCTGATGCTCAAGCTGGTGGCGCAAGAGGACACCTGCATCACCCGCGCGGACCTCCTCATCACCCCCAGCGAGGTGACGGCGGAGTACCTGGTGAAGCGCGGCGCGGAGCCCTCGCGCGTGCGAGTGATTCCGAATGGCGTGGAGCTGGAGGTGTTCCGCCACGCCCCTCCGCGCGCGTGGACTCCGGAGCGTCCGGTGCGGCTGCTCTACAGCGGGACGATGACGTCGTGGCAGGGTGTCCACCACGCCATCGAGGCGCTGCGGCTCCTGCGCGCGGAGCTTCCCGCGGTGCTGACGTTGGTGGGCCCGCTGCGCAAGCACCAGCGCAAGGTGCTGCTGGACCGCTGCGGAGACCTGCTGCTGGAGGGCGCGGTGGAGCTGCGCGAGCCGTTGCCGCAGGACGCGCTGGCGGCGCTGCATCACGACTGCGACGCGGTGCTGGTGCCGCTGCCGGCGAACGACCGGAACTGCGTGCAGGGTTGCTGCCCGTTGAAGCTGCTGGAGGCGATGGCCTCGGGCACGCCCGTCATCGCGTCGAACCTGCCCGTGGTGCGCACGCTGGCGTCCCCCGAGGAGGTGTTCCTGGTGCGGCCCGGCTCACCCAAGGCCATCGCGGAGGCGGTGAAGACGCTGCGCGCGAACCCGGACCTGGGCCCCGCCCTGAGCACGAGGGCCCGCGCGCGCGTGGAGCGGGACTTCTCGTGGCGGCGGGCTCGCGAGGCCCTGGTGCGGGCCTACGAGGAGCTGGGGATGACGCGGAAGCCGCTCGCGATGCAACCGCTCAACCTGGAGAAGACGGAACCGCGCGCGTGAGCACGCGGCGCAGCGCCTCCTCTTCGTTGCCCGCCACGAAGCGCTCCAGGATGCGCTCCCGTGCGGCCGCCCCCATCGCGGCGCGCTGAGCATCGGACATCGACAACACATCCAGGCACGCCTGCCCCAGGTGGTTCAGCAGGGCCTTCGGCACGACGAAGCCGTTGTGCTTCGAGTCCACCGCCTCGGGGATGCCCCCCGCGTCGCTGGCGATGACGGGACGGGCACACGCCATCGCCTCCAGCAGCGCGTTCGGCATGCCCTCCCACAGCGACGGCTGGAGATACACATCACACAGCCGCAGGTGCGCGGCGATGTCCTCCGTCGTCGCGAGCGCGCCCGAGACGACGATGCGCGCCCCATCCTCGGGGTGCTCGGCGCGGAAGGCGACCAGGTGCTCCGCGTCGCGAGGACGCACCTCACCGATGACGAGCAGACACGCGGGCCGCACGCGCCGCACCTCGGAGAGCGCGGACAGCAGGAACGGCAGGCCCTTCTTGTGGCGCAGCTCGCCGGAGAACCCCAGCACCACCTCGTCCGGAGCAATGCCCAGCCGCTCGCGCAGCGCCGGGTCCGCGGGGCCCGGTGAGAACACGCGGGCGTCGACGGCGTTGGGGATGACCTCGACGCGCGCATCCCTTCCGAGCAACAGGCTCATCTTGCGCCCCAGGTCCGCGGAGGCCGCGGTGAGCACGTCCGCGCGCTGGAGCGTCCACAACAGCCGCGCGAAGTCGCCGGGCGGGAACATCTGCTGGTCCACGTCATTGCCTCGAGCGCTCACCGTGGACGCAATCCCCACCGAGGCCGCGAACACGACGGCGAGGAACCCCGGCGGCGACAGGTAGTGCCCCCACACCAGCTCGTAGCGCCGCTTGGAGTGCAGGTGTCCCAGCACGTCCAACGTGTGCTGCATGGACAGGTCCGTGCTTCCAAACAACCCCAGCCGGTGCAGCGTCACCCCGCTCGCGTCCTCCGCCGAGCTCAAGGCCCCCGGTGCCGCCGAGCGCGTCCACGCGAGCACATCCACCCGCGCACCCATCCTCGCGAGCGCCCCAGCGGTCCTCGCCCCACTGCGGGCGAGCCCTCCGATATCGGGCGGGAAGCGTTCAGCGAGGAGGAGCACACGGGGGGAGCCAGCCATGGGGCTCAATCTACCCGGCCCACGGCGTCGCGCCCCTCACTCATCTCTCCGTGAATAAAGACCCAGGCCCTCCGTCCAGGGGCACGGTGGTGGAGCCACCCTCGCAGCACGGCCGGACCCCCTGGCTCCCCCTGGAGGCACGTCACACATGCACGCGCGGCGGTGGTGGGCAATCGCGCTCGCGGGAACTCTCGCGGGCTGCATCGTGGAGCGCGGTCCTGGAGATGACCCTGACTGGGATGATGATGGTTCCGGTCAACCCCCTCGGCCTCGACCCACGGAACCCGAGCCCCAGTCGGGTCCTCCGGACTTCCGGGTGGAGTTCCTGTCGGGCCCTTC
Encoded here:
- a CDS encoding glycosyltransferase family 4 protein; this translates as MASASGIIYASFDRFPSPKGAAVHIRAFVEALGAAFGGVELLALRDGATASTTPSPLVEGVTYHPMEARGRDLVAQALSFRTNLAAWWRNKPRASVVHVRSIFEGYPVARRKEALTDKLVFEVNGLPSIELKYHHPDVADDAELMLKLVAQEDTCITRADLLITPSEVTAEYLVKRGAEPSRVRVIPNGVELEVFRHAPPRAWTPERPVRLLYSGTMTSWQGVHHAIEALRLLRAELPAVLTLVGPLRKHQRKVLLDRCGDLLLEGAVELREPLPQDALAALHHDCDAVLVPLPANDRNCVQGCCPLKLLEAMASGTPVIASNLPVVRTLASPEEVFLVRPGSPKAIAEAVKTLRANPDLGPALSTRARARVERDFSWRRAREALVRAYEELGMTRKPLAMQPLNLEKTEPRA
- a CDS encoding glycosyltransferase codes for the protein MAGSPRVLLLAERFPPDIGGLARSGARTAGALARMGARVDVLAWTRSAAPGALSSAEDASGVTLHRLGLFGSTDLSMQHTLDVLGHLHSKRRYELVWGHYLSPPGFLAVVFAASVGIASTVSARGNDVDQQMFPPGDFARLLWTLQRADVLTAASADLGRKMSLLLGRDARVEVIPNAVDARVFSPGPADPALRERLGIAPDEVVLGFSGELRHKKGLPFLLSALSEVRRVRPACLLVIGEVRPRDAEHLVAFRAEHPEDGARIVVSGALATTEDIAAHLRLCDVYLQPSLWEGMPNALLEAMACARPVIASDAGGIPEAVDSKHNGFVVPKALLNHLGQACLDVLSMSDAQRAAMGAAARERILERFVAGNEEEALRRVLTRAVPSSPG